ACTTATGAACTATATTCATGTATACAACTTCATTACATGTCTATGATATGGGCTTAAGATAAAATGCCTTATTCAGATGCCAATGCCAAATTGCCATTGTTTACTCTAATAGACTAGGTGGTCAGTTCCAGAGCTGGTAACTGTCATGATACTCTTGAACACATGAGGTTTATCTCCTCGATCTTTAGCACTTAACTATAACCTTGTGATTTGGTAGAACTGCTGGGAGTTGTGCATTCTGTATGCAAATTGTAAACTGAACCCTCGGCTtcctttctgaaaaaaaaagaaagcaatTGTACATGCCAATTATCAACTTAGTCAAAGTGATAATTGCAAAAATGTCTAGAGAGGATTTCTTACAGCATTTGACTGAAGTTTGGCTTCGGTGGCATGTCCAATTCGTCGGAGCCTCTTTCAAACATTTCTAAAACTTTGGTCATTGTAGGGCGATGCATTGGTAAGACTTGTATGCACCACAAGCCAATCAAACTCATCTTTTTGGCGATTTCCGCGACTTCCGCTGTAACTTCACAGGCTTGGAACAATGAATCATCTAGAGTAAAGTGGTCATAAATCCAATCTGGAAAATAAATTTGACTTGACCTTTCAACCactaatttcacatttttcctgCCTCCAATCATCTCTAGCAACATCATTCCATAGCTATAAACATCTGATTTTGTTGAAACCATTCCAAAGGCACGTGAGTGCACTTCAGGAGCAATGAATCCAATCGTTCCCCTAGCACCTGTCATTGATGATAGCTTGCTCTCCTTGGTACGGCACAGTTTAGCTAAACCAAAATCAGCAATCTTGGGGCAGAAATTGTGATCAAGAAGGATATTTTGAGGTTTGATGTCAAAATGCACAATGCGTGTATTACAACTATGGTGCAAATACTCTAGCCCACGAGCAATCCCAATTGCTATTTCATAGAGCCTTTCCCATCCTAAAATTCCTTTGGGATTCTCCGAGTAGATATACTTATCCAAAGAACCATTGGGCATGTACTTGTATATAAGAGCTACTTTTGACCCCTCCAAACAAAACCCATATAAACTAACAACATTAACATGAGAGGTCCTGCCAGTAGGaaaggtaggatgcgtataatgtggtcgattgtattgcaatgagccccttgggcggtatatataggagtacaagacttggagggcaaggcacctcccctagagataaggaaggctatcacgggattacatcaatcctaaactaccatatctggagttgcctaatatactctaacatccccccgcagtcgtagcggtagcaacacgaacggtcagactgagaacaatggagacgtatcccccctgcagtcggaacgccggtgcgaaaggtttgactggagactcatgcagatgatagccctttagtgccgtagtagccaaagtcgaggtggacgtggtcgaagccgtggagggggcgcgggtcgaagcgtcgtcgaggtgctcgagtaCACAAACTCAGTAGCTTCTTGCTGAAGATAGCAGCAGGACGGTGCGGCGGATGACGATGGTAGACGGCGCggtttgcgacttaggtcacgctcaggacaggggtggcgacggcgcatgttgcagcaagtgtcgcgctcagatcaggggtggcgacgacgtcttccttcaggaacatcggcGGCGATGTCCGCGCGAGAAAGGCTGGAGGCACGGAGGCGGATCGAGCgcctgcttgacgaagaccggcgGTGAGTGGCGtcaccgcctgaaaaggcgacgacaccggtagggtggcttgatcacgaaCGTTGTTGCTGCAGCCTAGAGGGCGCAACAATAACCTCGTCCTTCGGGAGGGTCGACGATGGATCGAAGACGAATGGCAGCGCGACGCAAACCGATCTTAGATCGGAAAAAGGGAaaatcagcagcagcatcaagacGAACCTGCGGGTACAATCTCGGGTGCACCAAGTAATGCCCCCAAACCTTATCCTCATCTGCCTGTTGGCCAGAGGACAAAGGAAGGGGCAAAAACAGAGGGGGCGAGACCCGAGCGACTTCTGCTCCAGCTGCGGGGTGgaccggcggccctgggccgcCCTCGCAGCCGCATCCTCGCgcacaaggcggcggcggaagcggcaCTGAGGACGAAGGGGACACAGGCTTGACTGCGCGGAGAGAGCTGGAGATGGAAGGCGGGAGGGGCTTCGCCCCTGGGCGCTACGgcccggcggcgacgtcgatcgGCGGTGCGGTGGCCCAACGGCCCCGATGGCGCAGTGGCCTGGCGTCCCCGCAGTGGTCCTCCGCAGCCACGCACTCGTGCTCATGGCAGCGGTGCGGTGGCGTTGGTAGGAGTCGGGGTGCCTGGCCTGATGCGCGGGAGGGGCGGGCGGATCCGGATGCGGAGCCGAGAGGGAGGACGACGCGGAGGCATGCAGGCCCAGTGGCGCCCCCATGGCGATGTGGTACCCGACGGGGACGTCGAGCGGCGCCGCCATGGGGCGGCTAGGGAAGAGGTAGGTCCTTCTATTGTgcttgacgacgacggcggcgcggatcagagggatccgcggcgcatcctaggagggcgctgccccccggcggagatcaatctcgatctccccgggggcgcgcGGGTGCATCGGAAGCGGCACAGCTAGGGTTAGGATCTCGTAACCTAGGCGTCTGATGCCATGTAGGAAATGTatgatgcgtataatgtggtcgattgtATTGCAATGAGCCTCTtaggcggtatatataggagtataaaacttggagggcaaggcacctcccctagagataaggaaggctatcacgggattacatcaatcctaaactaccatatctggagttgcctaatataacACTGCCAATGCTCGTAACCTCGTTCACAAATTCCTCCCCTTTAGCTTTTGAGTCATGCAAGAATTTCACAGCAACTAGACGACCATCATGCAGTATTCCTTTGAAAACCGTACCATAACCACCTTCTCCAAGCTTATTATTGATGGAAGATGTTATCTTTCTTGCTTCTGAGTACTTGTACCTTTTTGGAGCTAGTAATCCATGCGATGCTATTAGGGCCTCAATGTTCCTTTCATACCTGCTGCTTTTCATTTTGCAAAGGAGCGAATATAGTTTTTGCCCCTTCCGATGCCATATCAGCACATAAAAACTTACAAGGAGCAAGCTTCCAGCTACTGCTGTCAACACTGTTATTGAAGCACgcgttattttttttctctttaagAAAGTAATTTATATTATGCACATGTAACTCTCCGTGTACATCAATAATTATTGGTCCCCTGTTCTTTCTTTATAAAAGAGTTACATGGTTTCAAAAATAGTACTAGAAAGCTAGAACTCCAAAGTTGTGCTCCAAACTGGTAAGTCTTTTATCCAAATGCATAAATTGGGATTCCTTGTTCTAAACTTTAAAATAATTTGTTAAGATAGAATAACTATTTCTTACAATTGAAATGGATGATTAGAAATGCAAAGATGTATAAGCATAACCTTACCTATCAGCATTAACATCTTTCTGCCAGTCCTCTTGCTACCTGGAAAAGCATGGACTATTTAATCATGTAAAGGCAATGTTTGTATAGTAGTGCTAGGTGATTTTGCATTCAAAAGAAAACATGCACTGCATAGATAATAGTAAATACTAATTGTGTCCGGAAATGTAATGTTCATGTTAGTGGAACCCACAGTATCAGCAGTCTAGTCAAAGTGTCCCATCCTCTGCTTACTGCCTTCTAAATAGAACTGATTGAGAAGTGGAAGTGGGAGTCCCACTATGATTTGAAGTGGGAGGCCCACTGGTTTGCAATTTTGCATGGCAATTATTAATAGATCTGTGAAATGCTTCTCTACGAAATTGTACAAGTTAAGGAATCGTTGCTTGATTCTTCCTTAAAAAAAACCTGGACTATGGAGTGAGTGTAACTGTGTAAGTTCTAGACCTTCATGTACTCACCGCAGATGAAGGGGTAATGGATGCCGTCGGGGCAATTGCAGGAGAAACCCAACCCGTTGTCAGGGTACATGCACTCCCCGCCGCTTGCAATGCAGCTGGAGCAATCCCCCGACACCACCGTCCACTCCAGGAGAAACCCCTTCCTCATCCTCGCGACGTAATCCTCCCCGTTCTTCCCATGTCGAGCCGGCAGAGTTGGCACGGCGGAGACGAGGCAGCCCGGCGGGATCTCCCTGCGGAAGCCGTAACTCCCGAGCTGCCGCCCCTCGCCTGCGAACCCGACGAACGAGGCGTTGTCACCGCAAGGCATGCGCCGGAACCCGGGCAGAACCTCCGGGACAGGCTTGCCGCACCGGGAGAGGAAGAGCAGCTCGGCGTTGGCTCTGCTGACGGCCGACGCCGAGCGAGATGTTGAAGCACGGGCACGGCGCcgggcagccggcggcgagcgggaggtTCTCATCCACCACGAGAAGGGAGTTGTTGCCCGCGAAGATGCTGACCACACGGTACGCCTGGAACATGGATTGCGTCAGGAACGCGCTGCTTCTGTTGCACTTGAGCCCGAAGGACGGGGCGCCgcacggccggcggccgggctcCTCCAGCCAGAACGGGTATGAGATGTTCAGGTCCCCGCATGCTGCCTGAGGCGAGCAGCCTGCTTGCTGCCGGTCAGGTTGTGTTGTTTGGGTTGTTGCACTTGCACCTGTTGATAACTGTAGCACGAAGACTGCAGTGAGGAGAAGAAGAGATGGCACAAACATTGCAGCCCTGTGTGCAGCAGAGCAGGTGTTGGAATGAAGAAGAGTCAGATCATGGAATGCCGCCACCGGCCTTGCATTTCTTATTAGTGCATATGCTTTATAAAAACAGGGTTTTACCCTTTCACCTTTGTAAAAACAAAAGTTAACTTTGCGCAGGATAAAAGACGATCACATCAGGAGCACCGAAGACTTGGTCTTTGTGGTTGTGGGCTGAGATAGCTCAAGCCACTGCCGTTCCCGTGCCGGATATGATGGTGCACCGAAATGATCACATCAGGTATTCTAGAAATCTTCTCCAACACTGGTAAGTGGTCACTGGTCAGTCTAGTTtgacccctcccccccccccccccccccccccccccccccccaagttcCAGGGGGCGAAAAGATTCTGACTATTGTAGTAGATGTTAGCCGTGTCCCAACTCCCAATAGCTTTGGTATGGGATCGATTAAGGTTGTGTTTGGAACCTTATGGCTTATAATAAGCCCAATAAACCCCTCACATGGATGTCCCATGAATATCATCTTGGGGCTAAAATTAGTACTGATTATAAGCCCCATGAATGTCAGCACGAACGGAAGGAACGCTACTCCCTTGATTTCCAGCTTTCCATAAGGGTGGTTCATGGGCATACAACGTAAAGTAAATTTGCAGGTAAACATACTTCTAGGTTTTAGCCATTTGCATCAagggttttaaatagcgggctaagggGTTCAGCGGCTGGACTCTGAAAACAGCTAATAGCGGGCTAAATGAGACTATAGCGGACTATAGCGGCTAAATTACACGTGAATTCAAATAGCGGCACCATGCATAAACAGCTATGGCGgtctatagcggaagctatagcggGAGATTTAAAACTTTGTTTGCATTGAGTTAATGCATTGTGGAATCATACATAAGAAGCAGAGGTCTCTCCTGACAGAGAAGTCTCAGCTAAGATGAAAAATACGTTGGCTCCAAGGGACATGAAACAAATGGCTTCGGGGGCATTTCCAGTTCTGTTATGTTCTTCTCCAATATTTCTATGACCCTGCTCATGGAAGGGCGATTTCCTGGGGCGGTTTGTATGCACCAAAGACCAATTAGGGTCATCTGTCTTGCAATCTCTCCTGTCTCACATGTGACTTCATGGCTTTGCAGATCTTCCACTAAACGGTCGTAAACCCAGTTCGGAAAATATGCTTCGCTAGAATTCTCGGTATACTCTTTGACATTCTTCCTTCCTCCTACAGTCCTACCATTGCTAACAACATCATCCCGTAGCTGTAAACATCCGATTTAGTGGACACGACTCCAAAACCCTAGAAAAAACTTCTGGAGCAATGAAACCAATGGTACCTCTGACTTCAGCCATTGACAGGGCACTGTCCTTAAGGTGAGACAGTTTTGCCAATCCAAAATCTGCAATTTTAGGACATAAATCTTCATCTAGGAACATGTTATGTGGCTTAATATCAAAATGGATTATATGAGGGCATTACAACCCTGGTGTAAATATTCCAAGCCTCTTGCAATGCCAATTGCTATTTCTCGCAACATTTCCCACCCAATGGCCCTTTTGCTTTCTTCTGTATATATATACCTCTCCAATGAACCATTGGCCATGTATTCATAAATAAGTGCTCTCTTAGATCCATGTAAACAGAAACTGAGCAAGTTGACAATATTTATGTGAGATGTCCTACGGATACTCACTACCTAATTTAGGAACTCCTCGCCATTTCTTCTTGACTCTTTCAGTAGTTTCGCAGCAACCTCGCGGCCATCTTGTAATTTGCCCTTGAATACGGTGCCATAACCACCTTCTCCCAGCTTTTCTTTGAAGGATCTTGTTATTTCTTTAGCTCTGAATATTTATACCTTTTCGGGACAAGCGAATCATATCCTTTCAGTATTTCCTCTATGTTTGTTTCATTGGTCAACTATCATACAAGTAATTGGATAATGTAGTTTTAGGCCtcctttggattggagggaAAACAAACGAAAATGCAGGATCTTGATTCCTTTGGATTGGTTTCCTATAGCAGCCTTTGGCTTGTAGGATTTTCTCTTAGGAAAACTGAAGGAAATTTTTCCCATGGGCTTGATTTCACACGAAATCCAGAGGAAACAAGAATCCACTCTGACCTCATTGGAAAATTCCTGTGCACAGCGAACGAGACAACATGAGAGGTTACCGGCTTTAGTTGTTGCATAATCAAGGTGTTGATGTTCGAGAGAATTCCCTATTTGGCCCTAAAACAAATGACCCTTCCTTATTTTGCCCTCAAAAATCAAGGTGAAAATTTTGTGCTGTAACTTCAACAAGAAGTTTAAAGAATCATCATTTGAATAATTACTTCTTTATAAGTTGGACGGAATGGGCCAAATAATTTATGAGTTAAGGTAAAATAGTTTGTTCTTTCAATTGGATGTAAGGGCCAAATAAGACATAGAAGATAAAAAGAGAGGGCCAAATAaggaaaaaataattttgaggGCCGAATAAGGAAGCATCATTTGTTTTAGGTCAAATAAGGAATTTGTTCCCTGTCCTTGAAACACGCTGCACCGCTCATAGCCAATTTGAGCTGCTACAACAAGTAGAGCATTCGAGCAGATGTTGGCGGATTTGTAGCTATGATGGATAGCcagtttctaatttttttaataaataattTTAGATAGTTACTAGATGAAATATGAAGAGCGGAAATAGATTAATTAAGAAAGCAGGATATGTTGCTTCTCAAATACCTTAACATTCCAATGTTTCTCCTATGCCCCATCCAAACACCTATCCATGCACAATTCCTCTGTTTTTCAGTCCTTTGTTTTGCAGTTGCATTCCTACGTTTTTTTCATTCCTGCTTTCCAAAGGAGCCCTTAGCTCTTGACTTAATATTTACTTATGCAACCTATTATAGTATGTAGGCCTGTGGACATTTCTTGGAAACAAGCATCATCATAATAAATAACTTAAGATTCAACTCTCTGTCCTAGCTATAGATGGACTACATACACAAGGTTCATACGAAAATGTGGGACAAGTTATGTGCAACACTGCAACCTTTAATTTGCAGAGAGTTggtgtgggaccgaagccggcgaccagggggggtgaatgggagccgatcaaaatttcttccaaatttgaatcgtcggcctatatcccaaaatcgccaaatccctcaagcgttctgaccaaagtttggagtagctattgaagagctaaaccaacacaaaatgCCTCGAACCAGCGAACGAAAACACGAAGCGAATCGGAAGCAAAGTGGGAAAACTTCAGGactgatctgccaggaccggtctgaccggtgagatggaccggtctgaccggtcatgtcTGTTAAAAAATGagcagaccggtttgaccggtcggtcctaccggtctgaccggtagcacccagaaaacccccgagaaaatgggttcaaacggtgaatcttgagcaaacgaccatg
The nucleotide sequence above comes from Panicum virgatum strain AP13 chromosome 3K, P.virgatum_v5, whole genome shotgun sequence. Encoded proteins:
- the LOC120699012 gene encoding LEAF RUST 10 DISEASE-RESISTANCE LOCUS RECEPTOR-LIKE PROTEIN KINASE-like 2.1 codes for the protein MRTSRSPPAARRRARASTSRSASAVSRANAELLFLSRCGKPVPEVLPGFRRMPCGDNASFVGFAGEGRQLGSYGFRREIPPGCLVSAVPTLPARHGKNGEDYVARMRKGFLLEWTVVSGDCSSCIASGGECMYPDNGLGFSCNCPDGIHYPFICGSKRTGRKMLMLIVLTAVAGSLLLVSFYVLIWHRKGQKLYSLLCKMKSSRYERNIEALIASHGLLAPKRYKYSEARKITSSINNKLGEGGYGTVFKGILHDGRLVAVKFLHDSKAKGEEFVNEVTSIGRTSHVNVVSLYGFCLEGSKVALIYKYMPNGSLDKYIYSENPKGILGWERLYEIAIGIARGLEYLHHSCNTRIVHFDIKPQNILLDHNFCPKIADFGLAKLCRTKESKLSSMTGARGTIGFIAPEVHSRAFGMVSTKSDVYSYGMMLLEMIGGRKNVKLVVERSSQIYFPDWIYDHFTLDDSLFQACEVTAEVAEIAKKMSLIGLWCIQVLPMHRPTMTKVLEMFERGSDELDMPPKPNFSQMLKEAEGSVYNLHTECTTPSSSTKSQGYS